CGGACGGCGGTGAGCGGGCTGCGCTGGCCCGGCAGGTTCGCGCTGGGCGCGGCGGCCGGGCTCGCAGGCGCCGCGTGGTGGCTGGCCATGACGCGCCGCAACGAGGCGCTGGTGCGGCCGCCCGTTCGGGACGGCTCCGGCGAGGCGCTCCCCGGCGGAGTCATCGAGTACTCCGACGGCGAGAAGGTCGAGTACATCGATGCCGGGTCGGGGGATGCGCTCGTATGGGTCCCCGGCGCGGACGGACCGAAGGAGACGTTCCGCTATCAGCTGCCGAGCTTCGCCAGGCGCCATCGCGTCGTATGCGCGGATCTGCGGCGTGAGTTTACGACGACCGATGGCTTCGACCGCCTGGTCGACGATGTGGCCGAACTCGTCGCCGCGCGCGACGTCGAGCGCTTCGTGCTCATCGGGACGAGCCTCGGGAGCGCGATCACGATGCGCTTCGCGAGCCGGTTTCCGGAGCGTCTGCGGGGGATCGTGCTGTGCAACCCGCTGGCGCGCGTCTCCTACCGCCACGTCGGCTTCAACCGGGCCGCGCTCATCCCTCTCGCCATGCTGACGACCCGCTATCTCCCGACGGAACTCTCCCGCGGTCTGGCGCGGGTCTGGAGCCGTCTCGGCGTCTGGATCTTCGACGACTCGCCGGGTCGGGACGCCCTGATCGAGTACGCGCTCTTCACCGGGCCGCGCACCGTCCGCCCCACCGTCTCCGACCGCCGCGTGTCGGGCCTGCGGCGGGTGGATCTGCGAGCGGACCTGCCGGACATCGCGCTGCCTGCGCTCGTGGTGAAGGGCCCACGCGACGAGTATTGTCCGGTGGACTGGGCGCGCGAGATCACCGAACTGCTGCCCGCTGCCGAGTACGTCCCCATTCGCGGCACCGGACACTGCTCGCACATTTCGCGCCCCGGCGCCTTCAATGAGACACTGGACGATTGGCTCCGGCGGCTCCCGGCGCGCGCGGAAGAGGAAGAAACGTCAGTCGAGAGAGGCGACGCATGACGAATCCCGTCTTCAGTTCCCGGGCCGCGATGATGCTGGCCATGCTCGGGATGGCCGTCGGAACCGGCAACATCTGGCGCTTCCCGCGCATCGCGGCCTCCAACGGGGGCGGCTCGTTCCTCGTCGCGTGGGTCGTCTTCCTCCTCCTCTGGTCCGTGCCCCTGATCCTCACGGAGTTCGCCACCGGCAAGGCGGCGCGCTCCGGCCCGATCGGCGCCTTCACGAAGCTGGCCGGGAAGCAATACAGCTGGATGGGCGCGTGGATCGCCTTCGTCTCGACCGCGATCATGTTCTACTACACGGTCGTGATGGGATGGACGCTCCGGTATCTGTTCGGAGCCGTCACCCGGACCGTGCCCACCGCCCCCTGCGAGGCCGGTGCCGCGACCTGCGTGGGGCCGCAGGAATACTGGGACGGTTTCATCGGTTCCGGATGGCCGATCCTGACGCACGCCCTCGCGATCGCGCTCGCGGTGATGGTGGTGCTGCGCGGCGTGAAGGGGATCGAGCGCGCCGCGCGTTTCCTCATTCCGAGTCTGCTCCTCCTCGTCCTGGCGCTGACGATCCGGGCGGTCACGCTCCCGGGCGCGAGTGCGGGTCTCGCGTTCCTCTTCACCCCCGACTGGGCGATGCTGGGCAACGCCTCGATCTGGCTCGAGGCCCTTACACAGAACGCCTGGGACACCGGGGCGGGCTGGGGGCTGATCACGGCGTACGCGATCTACATGAAGAAACGCGAAGACACCACGCTGAACGCCTTCATGCTGGGCTTCGGGAACAACTCCGTGTCGCTGCTGGCCGGGATCATGGTGCTCTGCACGGTGTTCGCGATCCTGCCCAACGCGGCGGACCAGATCGTGGGGGCCGGGAACGAGGGCCTCACCTTCATCTGGGTGCCGCAACTCTTCGGTCTCATGCCGGGCGGCTCCGTGTTCATGGTCCTCTTTTTCCTCGCGCTCGTCTTCGCTGCCTGGAGCAGCCTCATCGCGATGATCGAGATGGCCAGTCGCGTCCTCACCGACGCGGGCATCGCGCGGAAGCGGGCCGTGCTGACGATCGGCGGTCTCGGGCTGGTCCTCGGACTCCCGTCGGCGATCTGGATCGAGGTCTTCCGGAACCAGGACTGGGTGTGGGGCGTCGGACTGATGCTCAGCGGCCTCTTCTTCTCGGTCAT
This window of the Candidatus Palauibacter polyketidifaciens genome carries:
- a CDS encoding alpha/beta hydrolase, giving the protein MSGLRWPGRFALGAAAGLAGAAWWLAMTRRNEALVRPPVRDGSGEALPGGVIEYSDGEKVEYIDAGSGDALVWVPGADGPKETFRYQLPSFARRHRVVCADLRREFTTTDGFDRLVDDVAELVAARDVERFVLIGTSLGSAITMRFASRFPERLRGIVLCNPLARVSYRHVGFNRAALIPLAMLTTRYLPTELSRGLARVWSRLGVWIFDDSPGRDALIEYALFTGPRTVRPTVSDRRVSGLRRVDLRADLPDIALPALVVKGPRDEYCPVDWAREITELLPAAEYVPIRGTGHCSHISRPGAFNETLDDWLRRLPARAEEEETSVERGDA
- a CDS encoding sodium-dependent transporter; this translates as MTNPVFSSRAAMMLAMLGMAVGTGNIWRFPRIAASNGGGSFLVAWVVFLLLWSVPLILTEFATGKAARSGPIGAFTKLAGKQYSWMGAWIAFVSTAIMFYYTVVMGWTLRYLFGAVTRTVPTAPCEAGAATCVGPQEYWDGFIGSGWPILTHALAIALAVMVVLRGVKGIERAARFLIPSLLLLVLALTIRAVTLPGASAGLAFLFTPDWAMLGNASIWLEALTQNAWDTGAGWGLITAYAIYMKKREDTTLNAFMLGFGNNSVSLLAGIMVLCTVFAILPNAADQIVGAGNEGLTFIWVPQLFGLMPGGSVFMVLFFLALVFAAWSSLIAMIEMASRVLTDAGIARKRAVLTIGGLGLVLGLPSAIWIEVFRNQDWVWGVGLMLSGLFFSVMVMRHGVDRFRRRLVNSEGSDLVVGRWWNVVIRLVAVQSVVIMVWWLWQAVDFNDLAGSFTLFSEFNAGTVLIQWAIAIAAFLGLNRWLAANAAGSAASGEKA